A region of Ferruginibacter albus DNA encodes the following proteins:
- the hemB gene encoding porphobilinogen synthase yields MYLQRRNRILRQSPAIRNLVAETKLTPDDFIVPLFIDEGSNIKTEIASMPGYYRNSLDITVSEVKELWSMGLKSVLLFIKCKDELKDNTGKEAWNKNGLMQRSIKAIKDAVPEMVIMTDVALDPFSSYGHDGIVKDDEIINDETVEALVKMSISHAEAGADFVAPSDMMDGRIGAIRKGLEENNFTKVGIMSYSAKYASCFYGPFRDALDSAPGFGDKKTYQMNYANRIEAIKETLMDIEEGADIVMVKPAMAYLDIIREVKNSVQVPVSAYHVSGEYAMIKAAAKMGWLDENKAVIESLTSIKRAGADLIATYFAKDAVKLIAQ; encoded by the coding sequence ATGTACTTACAAAGAAGAAATAGAATATTACGTCAATCACCGGCAATAAGAAATTTAGTTGCGGAAACTAAATTAACACCGGATGATTTTATTGTGCCTTTATTTATTGATGAAGGCAGTAATATAAAAACAGAAATTGCTTCTATGCCCGGCTATTATAGAAATAGCTTAGACATAACAGTTAGTGAAGTAAAAGAATTGTGGAGCATGGGCTTAAAATCTGTTTTGCTTTTTATTAAATGCAAAGACGAATTAAAAGATAATACGGGTAAAGAAGCATGGAATAAAAACGGGTTGATGCAACGCAGCATTAAAGCTATCAAAGATGCAGTTCCTGAAATGGTAATCATGACAGATGTTGCATTGGATCCTTTTTCTTCTTATGGACATGATGGTATTGTAAAAGATGACGAAATTATAAATGACGAAACAGTAGAAGCATTGGTAAAGATGAGTATCAGTCATGCAGAGGCAGGTGCGGATTTTGTAGCACCAAGTGATATGATGGATGGAAGGATCGGCGCTATAAGAAAAGGATTGGAAGAAAATAATTTTACTAAGGTTGGTATTATGAGCTACAGCGCTAAATATGCCTCCTGTTTTTACGGACCATTTAGAGATGCATTAGATAGTGCTCCCGGTTTTGGCGATAAGAAAACATACCAAATGAATTATGCCAATCGAATAGAAGCCATTAAAGAAACTTTGATGGATATAGAAGAAGGCGCTGATATAGTAATGGTAAAACCTGCAATGGCTTATCTTGATATTATTCGTGAAGTAAAAAACAGTGTGCAGGTTCCCGTTAGTGCGTATCATGTAAGTGGTGAATACGCCATGATAAAAGCCGCTGCAAAAATGGGCTGGTTGGATGAAAACAAAGCAGTTATTGAAAGCTTAACTTCTATTAAAAGAGCCGGCGCAGATTTGATAGCAACTTATTTTGCGAAGGATGCTGTGAAATTAATAGCTCAATAA